A stretch of Nitrospira sp. DNA encodes these proteins:
- a CDS encoding HNH endonuclease — protein MEMTLLLNSTYEPLRVVHWQKAIALLWQGKVEVLEVYDREIHGISLSIKLPAVMRLLKLVRIKDSHRAVKFSRINIFTRDGYTCQYCNRKFRTEELTFDHVVPIAKGGKKTWENITTACWRCNNRKSGRTPEEAGMRLKKRPMKPRWSPVITITIGIRNTPESWRDYLYWNMELDADPAEP, from the coding sequence ATGGAAATGACGCTCCTGCTCAACTCGACGTACGAACCCCTGCGGGTTGTGCATTGGCAAAAAGCGATTGCTCTGCTCTGGCAGGGTAAAGTCGAAGTCCTTGAAGTCTACGACCGTGAAATCCACGGTATTTCCCTCTCGATCAAACTGCCCGCGGTCATGCGCCTGCTCAAGCTGGTGCGGATAAAAGACAGCCACCGGGCGGTGAAGTTTTCCCGCATCAACATTTTCACGCGCGACGGCTATACCTGCCAGTATTGCAACCGGAAGTTCAGGACGGAAGAACTCACCTTCGATCACGTGGTGCCGATTGCCAAAGGCGGGAAGAAGACCTGGGAGAATATCACCACGGCTTGCTGGCGCTGCAACAACCGCAAGAGCGGGCGCACGCCTGAAGAGGCCGGGATGCGGTTGAAGAAGAGGCCGATGAAGCCGCGCTGGAGTCCGGTCATCACGATCACGATCGGTATCCGCAACACGCCGGAAAGCTGGCGCGACTATCTGTATTGGAATATGGAGTTGGACGCCGATCCCGCCGAACCCTAA
- a CDS encoding Rieske 2Fe-2S domain-containing protein encodes MTVAPLADLPPGTGRTVDVKGIWIALYNVDGTLYAVDNTCPHAGGPLGEGKMKEGIVECPWHGWKFDVRTGQRVNNPNFTVACCDVRVVEGQIQIKLPADLA; translated from the coding sequence GTGACAGTCGCCCCATTGGCCGACCTCCCGCCAGGAACCGGACGCACCGTGGACGTGAAGGGCATTTGGATCGCCCTCTATAACGTGGACGGAACCCTCTACGCCGTCGATAACACCTGCCCGCATGCAGGCGGGCCGCTCGGCGAAGGAAAGATGAAAGAGGGCATCGTGGAATGCCCCTGGCACGGCTGGAAATTCGATGTGCGGACCGGACAGCGCGTCAACAATCCCAACTTCACCGTGGCCTGCTGCGACGTGCGCGTCGTCGAGGGCCAGATCCAGATCAAGCTCCCGGCAGACCTGGCATAG
- a CDS encoding type II toxin-antitoxin system VapC family toxin produces MRFVLDNSVTMRWFFGDGKPQDLAYAGKVLDMMQEAQALVPATWGLEVANVIAKAEEKALVTEARSGAFLEMLEDVDIEADSATFVHALSHTLQLARRYKLSSYDASYLELALRLGLPLATLDEDLQKAARKAGVKRFA; encoded by the coding sequence GTGAGGTTTGTGCTTGATAATTCGGTGACCATGCGGTGGTTTTTCGGCGATGGCAAGCCACAAGACCTCGCGTACGCCGGCAAAGTGTTGGATATGATGCAAGAGGCCCAAGCACTTGTCCCTGCGACCTGGGGCTTGGAGGTGGCGAATGTCATTGCCAAGGCGGAAGAGAAGGCCTTGGTGACGGAAGCCCGGAGTGGGGCATTCCTTGAGATGTTGGAAGATGTGGATATCGAGGCGGACTCAGCCACGTTTGTCCATGCGTTGTCTCATACGCTTCAGCTGGCGCGCCGGTACAAGCTGTCCTCATATGATGCGTCATACCTCGAACTTGCCTTGCGATTGGGCCTTCCACTGGCCACACTCGATGAAGATTTGCAGAAAGCTGCAAGGAAGGCGGGTGTGAAAAGATTTGCGTGA
- a CDS encoding type II toxin-antitoxin system prevent-host-death family antitoxin gives MRTEIGSYEAKTKLPELLRQVKAGKSFTITNRGEAIADLVPSAGARAKDKVSAAAKLKAFMLADPVRGVDIKALLEEGRA, from the coding sequence ATGAGGACAGAAATTGGTTCGTATGAAGCGAAGACGAAGCTTCCTGAATTGCTCCGGCAGGTCAAGGCGGGTAAGAGTTTTACGATTACCAATCGAGGAGAAGCTATTGCGGACCTCGTGCCGAGTGCGGGCGCAAGAGCCAAGGATAAAGTTTCAGCAGCCGCAAAACTGAAGGCTTTCATGCTGGCTGATCCGGTGCGTGGGGTCGATATCAAGGCCCTTCTTGAGGAGGGGCGCGCGTGA
- a CDS encoding Ig-like domain-containing protein has translation MTLLTSSPSSRAWVVNIDLTGIMAGAGARLSFDLLGFGDRTSTVTIDNVLLTDGTPTVAPVAVNDSYSVAEGSTRLVSLASGLLQNDSDPDTAPTGLSAALVSSPLYGTLRLNADGSFTYVHNGSETLSDSFTYRVSDGITFSNLATVSFTITPTNDAPVIAGIPAQSVEQGRTLTLTVPATDPDDSNIGPESNVLSFSLGSNAPVGASIDPSTGLDMAVSFWGERCGYSKCSGSLI, from the coding sequence GTGACGCTGCTCACCTCTAGCCCCTCGTCTCGTGCCTGGGTCGTTAATATCGATCTGACCGGCATCATGGCAGGGGCGGGGGCACGGCTCTCGTTCGACCTGCTCGGCTTCGGCGACCGGACCTCCACGGTGACCATCGACAACGTGCTACTCACGGATGGCACACCGACCGTCGCACCGGTTGCCGTCAACGACTCCTATTCTGTCGCCGAAGGTTCCACTCGCCTCGTGTCTCTCGCCTCTGGCCTTCTGCAGAACGATTCTGACCCCGATACGGCCCCAACAGGCTTGTCAGCCGCTCTTGTCAGCAGTCCTTTATATGGCACGCTGAGACTCAACGCCGACGGTAGCTTTACCTACGTCCACAACGGCAGCGAGACGCTGAGCGACTCCTTCACCTATCGCGTGAGCGACGGGATCACTTTCTCGAATCTCGCCACGGTCTCCTTCACGATCACCCCGACGAATGATGCCCCGGTGATTGCAGGGATTCCCGCCCAGTCGGTCGAGCAGGGGAGAACGCTGACCCTCACGGTTCCGGCCACCGATCCGGACGACTCCAACATTGGGCCGGAGTCCAACGTGCTCAGCTTTAGCCTCGGGTCAAACGCCCCGGTTGGAGCCTCGATTGATCCAAGCACCGGCCTTGATATGGCGGTGAGCTTTTGGGGCGAGAGATGCGGTTATTCTAAATGTTCCGGGAGTTTGATCTGA
- a CDS encoding transposase gives MARQLRLEYPGALYHLTARGNEQQSIFHDDTDRQHFLTLLGREILQQRWRCYAYCLMGNHYHLLLDTPEPNLSRGMRRLNGSYTQRFNWRHQRVGHLLQGRFKSIVVERESYLLELCRYVVLNPVRAGMVSTPEEWAWSSYGATAGVSTAPPWLNVASVLELFEADQARARQAYRQFVADGIGRPSPWSEITGQIFLGSPSFRERMAERLPKQRPANVPRAQTDPTRLVPDEILIRVATVFGISPPAIIARTHREAYHTAVWLLRRAANEPLNTVAIRFGVSASRISKIQDAVESTPLTPQQLQVMTECKVKQ, from the coding sequence ATGGCCCGCCAACTGCGATTGGAATATCCCGGCGCCCTCTACCACCTGACCGCCCGCGGCAACGAGCAGCAGTCCATCTTTCACGATGACACCGACCGGCAGCATTTCCTCACCTTGCTCGGGCGCGAAATCCTCCAGCAGCGCTGGCGGTGTTATGCTTATTGCCTGATGGGGAATCATTATCATCTGCTCCTCGACACACCCGAACCAAATCTGAGCCGCGGTATGCGGCGGCTGAATGGCAGCTATACCCAGCGCTTCAATTGGCGTCATCAGCGCGTCGGCCATCTCTTGCAGGGGCGGTTCAAGAGTATCGTGGTCGAGCGCGAGAGTTATCTCTTGGAGCTCTGCCGGTATGTGGTGCTGAATCCGGTGCGGGCAGGCATGGTGTCGACTCCAGAGGAGTGGGCATGGAGTAGCTATGGAGCGACGGCCGGAGTCAGTACAGCCCCGCCATGGCTCAATGTGGCGAGTGTGCTCGAGCTGTTCGAGGCGGATCAGGCGCGAGCGCGGCAGGCTTATCGGCAGTTCGTGGCGGACGGGATCGGGCGCCCCTCACCCTGGTCGGAGATTACGGGCCAGATTTTCCTGGGAAGTCCGTCTTTTCGGGAACGAATGGCAGAACGACTGCCCAAGCAGCGACCGGCTAATGTGCCGCGCGCCCAAACTGATCCTACCAGGCTGGTGCCGGATGAGATTCTTATTCGCGTGGCAACCGTATTTGGGATTTCACCGCCAGCAATCATAGCCAGAACACATCGCGAGGCCTACCACACGGCAGTATGGCTATTGAGACGCGCCGCCAACGAGCCGCTGAATACGGTCGCCATCCGTTTTGGGGTCTCAGCTTCCAGGATTTCAAAGATTCAAGATGCTGTCGAATCAACGCCCCTCACGCCCCAACAACTCCAGGTGATGACGGAGTGCAAAGTCAAGCAATGA